In Stegostoma tigrinum isolate sSteTig4 chromosome 7, sSteTig4.hap1, whole genome shotgun sequence, one genomic interval encodes:
- the gypc gene encoding glycophorin-C isoform X1, with translation MSTPSPRDTSTAGRTPVSNDGMDSALIGGIIAAVIFVVICLLVVLIRYLYRHKGTYHTNEAKGTEFAENADAALKNDPNFQDAVDESKKEYFI, from the exons acACTTCAACTGCAGGGCGTACACCTGTGAGTAATGATGGAATGGATTCTGCACTCATTGGAG GTATCATAGCTGCGGTGATATTCGTGGTTATCTGCCTCCTTGTGGTTTTGATCCGTTACCTCTACAGGCATAAAGGCACATATCACACCAACGAGGCCAAGGGAACAGAATTTGCAGAGAACGCAGATGCTGCTTTGAAAAATGACCCCAACTTTCAAGATGCAGTGGACGAAAGCAAGAAGGAGTACTTCATCTGA
- the gypc gene encoding glycophorin-C isoform X2 yields the protein MYTSTAGRTPVSNDGMDSALIGGIIAAVIFVVICLLVVLIRYLYRHKGTYHTNEAKGTEFAENADAALKNDPNFQDAVDESKKEYFI from the exons acACTTCAACTGCAGGGCGTACACCTGTGAGTAATGATGGAATGGATTCTGCACTCATTGGAG GTATCATAGCTGCGGTGATATTCGTGGTTATCTGCCTCCTTGTGGTTTTGATCCGTTACCTCTACAGGCATAAAGGCACATATCACACCAACGAGGCCAAGGGAACAGAATTTGCAGAGAACGCAGATGCTGCTTTGAAAAATGACCCCAACTTTCAAGATGCAGTGGACGAAAGCAAGAAGGAGTACTTCATCTGA